The Candidatus Omnitrophota bacterium DNA window ATTCTGATCTCTAAAGAAACAGTCGGGGCATATACACCCAATGTGACATTAACCAGGGCAGCCATGGCCTCATCCAATAAAGCACAGATTAAACCGCCGTGGAGCATACCCCGGCCCCCTTCCTGCCAATTCTCGGGTTTAAATTCACCTATTGCCGCATCTTTCTCAACCCTAAACTTGGCACGCAGGCCATGGGGATTATCTTTTCCGCATACAAAACAATTCGGTACGTGTCGTGGGATCATTTTTGCTTGAGGCTCTCGATTAAACCCAAAAGAAATTTAAGCTCAGCCCTGAGAAGTTCAACATTATGTTCTGAAATGGCTATTAAATGAGGAGGAGAATTTTGTTTTTTCAAAGTTTTTTTCTGCATCTCCAGCCATCTTA harbors:
- a CDS encoding PaaI family thioesterase, with translation MIPRHVPNCFVCGKDNPHGLRAKFRVEKDAAIGEFKPENWQEGGRGMLHGGLICALLDEAMAALVNVTLGVYAPTVSLEIRMRKPISLDEERIIVKAELIDKNERHNIYTAQATLQLPDGTLLALGKGKFLKDKKVQLPSE